From the Ilumatobacteraceae bacterium genome, the window ATCGGCCGGCGACCCCCCGGCCGAAGCCATCACCACGACCACGAGCCCGTCGACGACGGTACCGACCGAGTCGACGACGACCACGACCCCGGAGGCCGCCGAACCGACCTGCGAACCCACTGACGAACCTGCCCCGACGACCACGACCACGACCATTGCGACCACCGAGACCACCACGCCTGTGGACGGTGAGCAGCCGGCGTGCGAACCGTCGGTCGACCCCGCCGCCCCAACAACGACCACGCCGCCGACCACGCCGCCGACCACGACCACGGCGCCGGCGGATGCATCCGAAGCGGCACCAGCGTCTGAACCGACCGAGGCCGCGACGGACACGACCGTGCCCACCACGGTCCCCGCACCTGTCGACGAACCCGTCGATGGCGAGGGCGAGCCCGACGAGAACATCTCGCCCAGCGACGACGAGCCAGCGGACGTCGCCACCGTGGACGAGCCGGCCCAGCGCGTCGAATCCGCCGACGAGCAGGGCGACGGCGAACCACCGGCGGCCGTCGATCAGCCGGTCGCCCCGGAGACCCCGGTCGACACCACGCCGGCCGAGATCAACACCTACGACCCGGGCCTCCGAGCATCGAGCTACGACGGCGTGTACGCCGAGGGCGTGCCCGTCGGTGTCGCCATGGCGACCACCCGCTGGTTGGAGAGTGGCAACCGGTACGACGCACAGGCCCGCGGCTCCACCGCATCCGGTGCCTACCAGGTCATCAACTCGACGTGGAACGGCTACGACGGCTACGCCCGTGCCGTGCTCGCGCCGCCCGAAGTCCAGGACCAGTTCGCGTACGAGTCGTTCACCGCGCTGCTCAAGCGGCACGGGAACGATGTGTCGAAGATCCCGGTCAGCTGGTACATCGGTCACGTCCCGCAGGGCGCCGAGTGGGACACCGTCCCGCACCCCGAAGCCGGCAACACGCTGACGCCCCGCCAGTACCAGGCGAAGTGGATGAAGAAATTCTTCTCGCTGCTGTCCGAAGGTGCGCCGGTGTACCTGCCGTCCGACACCGAGGCATTGGTGCCGGCGATCGCGTTCCCGGTGCTCGGTCCGGTCGAGTTCGTCGACGACTGGCACTTCGAACGCGACGGCGGCGCCCGTCGACACGAAGGCTTGGACCTGCTCGGCTACGAAGGCCAGCCGATCCGCGCCGTGTTCGACGGTGTGATCACCATGATCGACGACGACCCGTCCGGGATCGCCGGCAACGGGTTGCGGCTCACCCGCGACGACGGCCTCTACGCCAACTACTTCCACCTGTCGAACAGTGAGACCGGTCCGGTTCATGCTTCGCTGGAAGTCGGCACCCGCGTCCGCGCCGGCCAGATCATCGGCTTCATGGGCTCGACCGGCAACGCCGGCATCCCGCATCTCCACTTCGAGCTCCGCACCGCCGAGCGTGAGCCGATGGCTCCGTACCCGGCGGTCCTCGAGGCCATTCAGCGAGAGCAGTGCACGGTCGGATTGGGTCCGTGGTCGACCGAGTTCACGTCGCCCGCCGAGCAAGCCGAGGCCGAAGCCGAGGTGTTGAAGGCGCTCGCCGAACTCACCGATGAACAGATCGAGGGTCTGGCACACCTCCCCGAGGCTCCGGCCGAGGAAGTCGAGTACCTCACGATCGAAGGTCCTGACGGTGCACAGTGGGTGATCGGCGACGATGGCTCCGTGACCGCCACCGGACAGGCGGCGATGATCGGTTCGTATCAGGCGGACTGTCCGATGCCGATCGACACCGTCGACGACAATGGCGACCCGATCGTGTTCGGCACCGACGCCGACGGTCTCGCCGTCGACGAATTGCCCATCGGATGGTGGGACGACGAAGCCGTCGAGTGGAAGCCCGACCTCGAGGCCGAGGAGACCTACGTCGACCCGTGGGAACTCGATCAGGCCGATCTCGACGCCTCAGACGAGCACCACGTCGATCACGACGACGACCGAGCTCTCGTCGACCGTCGCCACCTCAGGATGATCTGACGACGTCGGTCGGGGATCGGTCGTTTCGTGAACGATCGGTTCGTGGTCACGTAGGGCCGCGTTGTTCTCGATGCTCCGCGGTGATCATGGTGCACTTGCAGTGCACCTCCTCGCAGCGGATCGTCAACGTGTGCAGTTCCAACGCAGCCGTACATTCGGTGACGGTGCACTCCCAGCCCCCGCCGCGGTGCTCGATGGCCGTCCCCTCGCAACCGGCCAGCCGATCCATGGTCACGAGGCCGCACGCTCCGTCGGTGCCGTGGCTCGAATCGCGTCGATCAGTTCGGCTTTCGTCATCGTCGAGCGGCCCTCGATGTCGAGGTCCTGCGCGGTGTCGTACAGCTCCGACTTGGTCATCGACGACAGGGCCGGGCCGGTCGCGTCGGTGGACCGGTCGCCGGATCTGCGTCCGCGCGCGGCAGCGACCGATTGTTCGAGGACGGCCATCAGATCGACGACCTCTGCCGAGCGGGGTTCTTCCGTCGTGGTGACGACCTCGTCGCCGCGCTGCTTGGCGGCGATCAGTTCGAGCACGCGCTCGCGGTACCGGTCGTGGTACTCGGACGGATCCCAGTCGGCGCTCATCGCCTCGATCAACTGTTCGGCCATCTCGACGTCGCGGTCGGCGAGTTCGCCCTCGTAGGGGTAGTCGTCGAGTTCCTCGCTCGGGTCGCGGATCTCGTCCTCGAAGAACATGGTCTCCAGTGCGAGGACACCATCGACCGGACGGATCGCGACGAGGTACTCCTTCGTGCGCATGACGAACGTCGCGACCGCGCTTCGCCCCGCCTGCTCCATGGCGGCCATCAGCACGCGGTACGGGCGAGCCGCCGATTCGTCGCGAGGGGTGAGGTAGTACGTCTTCTGGAAGTGGATCGGATCGATGTCGCCCTCGTCGACGAACGCCGAGATCTCGATCTCGCGCCGACCACCGGGTTCGACCGACTCCAGTTCCTCACGGCTCACGATCACGTACTCCCCGCCGCCCACGTCGTACCCCTTGACGATGTCGTCGTAGTCGACTTCCTCGCCCGTGTCCTCGTTCACGCGTCGATAGCGGATACGCGACGAGGTCCCCTGCTCGAACTGGTGGAAGCGAACCGAGAGGTCGCGGGTGGCGCTGTGGAGTTCGACGGGAACGGTGACGAGTCCGAACGTCATCGACCCGGTCCAGATCGGTCGTGCCATGGTGCTCTCGCGTCAGTGGTTGCGGAGCGCGTCGATGAGTTCGCTCTTCTTCATCTTCGAGCGGCCGTCGATGCCGATGTCGCGTGCGCGATCCATGAGCTCGTCCTTGGTCCGGTCCTCGTAGGGTTCGGCCTTGCCGCCCCGCCCGCCGACCTCGCCCCGTCCCTCGTTCGCAGACGCGTTGGCGATGCGCGCCGCCTTCTCCTTGCTCATCCCCTCGTCGCGCAGGGACTCGTACTGTTCCGGATCCTTCACGGAAGGACCGGGACGCTTCTTGCCAGGCATGTCGCCCTCCTCGGCTCGTCGGATGCTGTTGGATGGTCAGCCGCCCGGAGTGTCGATACCCGCGGACGGGTTCCGCCAACCCTGATCAGGCGTGACGGTGCGACGACGGGGTGTCCACTCCGTCGGCCGACAGCGCCGCCGAGTCCGACTCACCGTCGGTGATGATCGATCATGCGGCCGTGCGCGTGATCCTGAACACCGGGTGTCGGTCGGCTTCAGCGGCGAACGCGTCGATGCTGTCGCGACCGGATGCGTCGAATGCGGCCCGGACGAACGGAATCGCTCCGAACCGGCGCCGGAAGATTCGCAGCAGCGGTGCCCGCTCGGCGATCGGGAGCTCGGTCAATTCGATCGACCGGAGCCGTCGCCCGCGACCGAGCCGGACGTGGCTGCCGGCCCGGACGTTCAGGACCCATGACGTGTTGCCGAACGGCGACACCAACCACCGCTCTTCTCCGGATCGCAGCAGCACGACCGGGACGCGATGGCTCCGGCCGCTGCGTCGCCCCTGCGTCTCGAGCAGGGCGAGCGGACCCATCGGCACACCGATCGACAGCAGCCGGAACGGGATTCGGCTGAAGGCCAGTAACCCGGCCGAGAAGCGCGGAGCACCGATCGGACCGGCGTTCACGATGCCGCCTCGAGCGACCGGCGGAACCGGTGCGTGGCGAGGCCGTACGTCACCGCACCGAGCACGAGCTCGAACGCGACAGCGACGCCGATCGTCGACCAGTCGGGCGTGTTCCGGAGGATCGACCTGGTCGCGTCGAGATAGGCGGTGACCGGGTTCAGGTCGGAGATCTGTGCGTACCATCCCGGCATCAACGTGCGGGGGCCGAACCACGTCGAGAAGAGCATGATCGGGAAGAACAGCGGCTGCAGGCCGAGGACCGCGGCTGGATTCCTCGTCACCACCGCGGTCAGGAAGAAGATCCCGTTCCACGACACGGCGAAGCCGGTCGTCAGCGCGAGGACCGCGATGGCTCCTCCGAGCGTGACGTGGTCGGCGGCGCCGCGCAGGATGCCGACGGCGAGTATCACGACGGCGGCGACCGAGCCCCGTACCGCCTCGAAGCCGGCCCTCCCTGCGACCAGCGAGGCGGGCAGCGCCGGCGTCAACCTGACGCGGTCGATGAACCCCGACGCGATGTCGCGGAGTAGCTCGGCCGCGGTGAATCCGGCGCCGACGACAGCCGACAGGAACAGCGTGCCGGGGAGCACCCACTCGCCGTAGGAATCGAGGGGGAATCCTGGCAACGCTGCGACGGACTCGAACAACGCCGTGAAGATGGTGCCGATCAGCAGGGCCGGTGCGATCGACTGCCCGAACGCGACCCCGGGGTGGCGGACTGCTTGGTGGGCCGTGCGGACGAACATCAGACGGGTCGCGCTCATGAGTGATCCTTGCGGAGGGTTCGGGTGAGGGTGGAGTGGGCGAGTGCGAGGGATGCCAGGGCGAGGACGCAACCGACGCCGAGCCCCCACGCCACTCGGCCGGACGTGAGGTCGCCGATCATCGCGGCGCGACTGGCGTCGGCGAACGCGGTGATCGGGTTCACGGCGGCGACGGCATCCGCCCAGCCGGGCAGCTGTGCCCTCGGCACGAACGCGCTCGAGAGGAAGGCGAAGATGGTGCCGAGCGGATTCAGGTTGAGCGGTGTCTGCGGATCTCGGGTGAGGATCGCCACGGTGTGGAAGACGCCGGCCAGCGTCATCGACAGCAGCATGGCCAACACGGCCGAGACGGCGACCCCGGCGAGCCCGTTGTCGGCGGCGCCGCCGAATGCGAGCCCCACCCCGACCAGGATCGCGAAGCCCGGCAGGATTCGCACCGCCTCGAACGCGAAGCGGCCGATCAGGAGCGGGAGGAGGCTCGGCGATCCGAGCCGGAGCCGATCGATCAGCCCCGACCGGAAGTCGTGCGCGACCTGCGCCGACGTCGATCCGGCGCCGGCGATGGCGGAGATGATGAGGGCGGAGGGTACGAAGTGCTCGGGGAACGAACGGCCACCGAGGTCGAACACCCCGGCGAGATCGCCGAACAGCGACGTCATCGCCACGATGAGCAGCAGGGGCGGGAGTGTCGGAAGGACGAAGGCGGGTCCTGGGTCGGCGCGCCCCTCCCGGGTCGCCCGACCGAAGACGGCGAACGAGGCGCTCGCGGTACTCACGCTGCGACGCCCGCGTCGGACGCCCGATCGGGCGTGTTGATGTCGTGCCCGGTGAGTTGGATGAAGACGTCTTCGAGCGAGGTCTCCGAGACGGTGAGCCCGTCGAGGTGGCCGACGGCGTCTCGGATCGCGACCAGGGCGACCTCGACGTCGGCTGCCGCCGACCCCTCGATCGTCGTCCTGTCGCCGGCGCTGGTGACGCTCAGCCCCGGCGGTAGACCGCCGAGCGCGTCGGCGTGGTCGCCTCGGATCGTGATCGTCCGGTGGCCGTGGGTGTGTTTCAGGTCGGCGGGTGAGCCCTCGGCGATGATCGTG encodes:
- a CDS encoding ABC transporter permease, whose amino-acid sequence is MSTASASFAVFGRATREGRADPGPAFVLPTLPPLLLIVAMTSLFGDLAGVFDLGGRSFPEHFVPSALIISAIAGAGSTSAQVAHDFRSGLIDRLRLGSPSLLPLLIGRFAFEAVRILPGFAILVGVGLAFGGAADNGLAGVAVSAVLAMLLSMTLAGVFHTVAILTRDPQTPLNLNPLGTIFAFLSSAFVPRAQLPGWADAVAAVNPITAFADASRAAMIGDLTSGRVAWGLGVGCVLALASLALAHSTLTRTLRKDHS
- a CDS encoding Rho termination factor N-terminal domain-containing protein, which produces MPGKKRPGPSVKDPEQYESLRDEGMSKEKAARIANASANEGRGEVGGRGGKAEPYEDRTKDELMDRARDIGIDGRSKMKKSELIDALRNH
- a CDS encoding ABC transporter permease, which encodes MSATRLMFVRTAHQAVRHPGVAFGQSIAPALLIGTIFTALFESVAALPGFPLDSYGEWVLPGTLFLSAVVGAGFTAAELLRDIASGFIDRVRLTPALPASLVAGRAGFEAVRGSVAAVVILAVGILRGAADHVTLGGAIAVLALTTGFAVSWNGIFFLTAVVTRNPAAVLGLQPLFFPIMLFSTWFGPRTLMPGWYAQISDLNPVTAYLDATRSILRNTPDWSTIGVAVAFELVLGAVTYGLATHRFRRSLEAAS
- a CDS encoding nitroreductase family deazaflavin-dependent oxidoreductase — translated: MNAGPIGAPRFSAGLLAFSRIPFRLLSIGVPMGPLALLETQGRRSGRSHRVPVVLLRSGEERWLVSPFGNTSWVLNVRAGSHVRLGRGRRLRSIELTELPIAERAPLLRIFRRRFGAIPFVRAAFDASGRDSIDAFAAEADRHPVFRITRTAA
- a CDS encoding Ku protein produces the protein MARPIWTGSMTFGLVTVPVELHSATRDLSVRFHQFEQGTSSRIRYRRVNEDTGEEVDYDDIVKGYDVGGGEYVIVSREELESVEPGGRREIEISAFVDEGDIDPIHFQKTYYLTPRDESAARPYRVLMAAMEQAGRSAVATFVMRTKEYLVAIRPVDGVLALETMFFEDEIRDPSEELDDYPYEGELADRDVEMAEQLIEAMSADWDPSEYHDRYRERVLELIAAKQRGDEVVTTTEEPRSAEVVDLMAVLEQSVAAARGRRSGDRSTDATGPALSSMTKSELYDTAQDLDIEGRSTMTKAELIDAIRATAPTERAAS
- a CDS encoding M23 family metallopeptidase produces the protein MFRRRQPALIASIATAASLGLVVPVVATGVHAKGASAVSQAAAARGVAPAVGSVAVAADAMISLAALAGEASAGGEADPATEPASEPTESTTTTTAPEEDPAGDPSAEAAATTTSPSTTVPTESTTTTTAPGEESAGDPPAEAITTTTSPSTTVPTESTTTTTPEAAEPTCEPTDEPAPTTTTTTIATTETTTPVDGEQPACEPSVDPAAPTTTTPPTTPPTTTTAPADASEAAPASEPTEAATDTTVPTTVPAPVDEPVDGEGEPDENISPSDDEPADVATVDEPAQRVESADEQGDGEPPAAVDQPVAPETPVDTTPAEINTYDPGLRASSYDGVYAEGVPVGVAMATTRWLESGNRYDAQARGSTASGAYQVINSTWNGYDGYARAVLAPPEVQDQFAYESFTALLKRHGNDVSKIPVSWYIGHVPQGAEWDTVPHPEAGNTLTPRQYQAKWMKKFFSLLSEGAPVYLPSDTEALVPAIAFPVLGPVEFVDDWHFERDGGARRHEGLDLLGYEGQPIRAVFDGVITMIDDDPSGIAGNGLRLTRDDGLYANYFHLSNSETGPVHASLEVGTRVRAGQIIGFMGSTGNAGIPHLHFELRTAEREPMAPYPAVLEAIQREQCTVGLGPWSTEFTSPAEQAEAEAEVLKALAELTDEQIEGLAHLPEAPAEEVEYLTIEGPDGAQWVIGDDGSVTATGQAAMIGSYQADCPMPIDTVDDNGDPIVFGTDADGLAVDELPIGWWDDEAVEWKPDLEAEETYVDPWELDQADLDASDEHHVDHDDDRALVDRRHLRMI